A single genomic interval of Antechinus flavipes isolate AdamAnt ecotype Samford, QLD, Australia chromosome 1, AdamAnt_v2, whole genome shotgun sequence harbors:
- the LOC127549287 gene encoding guanine nucleotide-binding protein G(I)/G(S)/G(O) subunit gamma-11-like translates to MPAVHVEDLSEKDKLKMEVAQLRKEAKLQRQQVSKCSEEIKKYIEARCGEDPLVKGIPEDKNPYKEKAGCTVS, encoded by the exons ATGCCGGCCGTTCACGTGGAAGACCTGTCGGAGAAGGACAAGCTGAAGATGGAGGTGGCCCAGCTCCGCAAGGAGGCAAAGCTGCAGAGGCAGCAG GTTTCCAAGTGTTCTGAGGAAATCAAAAAGTACATCGAGGCGCGCTGCGGCGAAGATCCCCTGGTGAAGGGCATCCCGGAGGATAAGAACCCCTACAAGGAGAAGGCGGGCTGCACCGTCTCCTGA
- the LOC127545978 gene encoding uncharacterized protein LOC127545978, which yields MGRRAPSSGLLLSLGSQPSSITFCLINCVSKGISCEDNRKECLTAKYRELSSLPPSLLWPPLASCTGLAKVALSESSASAQNSLTRPIFLGSLALTWRLCREEEQSLGEREAEALSESGIRSEQTETWARTGGQPRAQPAPSQAQAQPQPAPSQPPTSPSQPPASPQTAPRQPPDSPQPAPSQPPASPQPAPGPASPQPAPGPAPASPQPAPAPSQPQPPASPQPAPSQPPAQAQPQPQAQASPRPSPRPSPSPGPSQPPASPSQPAPGQPQAQPAPGQPPASPRPAPGPAPGPAPARPSPRPSPSPSQPQPGPGPGPAPGPASPSQAQAQPAPASPQPPAQPQAQPAPSQARPSPRPSQPQARPSPRPAPGPASPQPAPGPAPASPRPSQPPASPRPAPGPAPSQPPASPRPAPSQPQASPRPSQPQPAPGPASPQPGQAQPQAQPQAQPQPRPSPGPSQPPASPRPASPRPSPRPSQPQASPSQPQPAPGQPQKPKRHFSERFSNLYYK from the exons ATGGGCCGCAGGGCCCCCAGTTCAGGCCTCCTGCTCTCCCTGGGTTCCCAGCCTTCCTCCATCACCTTTTGCCTGATTAACTGCGTTTCCAAAGGAATAAGCTGCGAGGACAACAGGAAAGAGTG CCTCACGGCCAAGTACCGAgagctctcctccctccctccctctctgctgTGGCCACCTCTCGCTTCCTGCACGGGTCTGGCTAAAGTGGCGCTGTCTGAGTCCTCGGCCTCCGCTCAGAATTCGCTTAC GCGGCCCATTTTTCTGGGCTCCCTGGCCTTGACTTGGAGACTCTGCAGGGAGGAAGAGCAGAGCCTGGGGGAGCGAGAGGCTGAG GCATTGTCTGAAAGCGGAATAAGAAGTGAGCAAACTGAAACCTGGGCACGAACTGGAGGCCAGCCCCGGGCCCAGCCAGCCCCCAGCCAGGCCCAGGCCCAGCCCCAGCCAGCCCCCAGCCAGCCCCCAACCAGCCCCAGCCAGCCCCCAGCCAGCCCCCAGACAGCCCCCAGACAGCCCCCAGACAGCCCCCAGCCAGCCCCCAGCCAGCCCCCAGCCAGCCCCCAGCCAGCCCCAGGCCCAGCCAGCCCCCAGccagccccaggcccagccccagCCAGCCCCCAGCCAGCCCCAGCCCCCAGCCAGCCCCAGCCCCCAGCCAGCCCCCAGCCAGCCCCCAGCCAGCCCCCGGCCCaggcccagccccagccccag GCCCAGGccagccccaggcccagccccaggcccagccccagCCCCGGGCCCAGCCAGCCCCCAGCCAGCCCCAGCCAGCCAGCCCCCGGCCAGCCCCAGGCCCAGCCAGCCCCCGGCCAGCCCCCGGCCAGCCCCAGGccagccccaggcccagccccaggcccagccccagCCAGGCCCAGCCCCcggcccagccccagccccagccagcCCCAgccaggcccaggcccaggcccagccccaggcccagccAGCCCCAGCCAGGCCCAGGCCCAGCCAGCCCCAGCCAGCCCCCAGCCCCCGGcccagccccaggcccagccAGCCCCCAGCCAGGCCAGGcccagccccaggcccagccAGCCCCAGGCCAGGCCCAGCCCCCGGCCAGCCCCAGGCCCAGCCAGCCCCCAGccagccccaggcccagccccagCCAGCCCCAGGCCCAGCCAGCCCCCAGCCAGCCCCCGGccagccccaggcccagcccccAGCCAGCCCCCAGCCAGCCCCAGGCCAGCCCCCAGCCAGCCCCAGGCCAGCCCCCGGCCCAGCCAGCCCCAGCCAGCCCCAGGCCCAGCCAGCCCCCAGCCAGGCCAGGcccagccccaggcccagccccaggcccagccccagCCCAGGCCCAGCCCCGGGCCCAGCCAGCCCCCAGCCAGCCCCAGGCCAGCCAGCCCCCGGcccagccccaggcccagccAGCCCCAGGCCAGCCCCAGCCAGCCCCAGCCAGCCCCAGGccagccccag